A window from Micromonospora terminaliae encodes these proteins:
- the manA gene encoding mannose-6-phosphate isomerase, class I, whose protein sequence is MELLQGRIRDYAWGSRTAIAELQGRPVPSAGPEAELWLGAHPGAPATVDRAGNPVDLTDLLVAEPAHWLGEHLVGRFGTRLPFLLKVLAADAPLSLQAHPDAEQARAGYAADADRVNYVDPYHKPELLVALSEFEALCGFRDPAASAAAIAAFGVPALEPVVAALRTGPAGLREAVRLLLSWPAAERAGLVADVLAAEAAGPDAELARALAVDYPVDPGVVVALLLHHVRLAPGEAIWMPAGNLHAYLRGTGVEIMAASDNVLRGGLTPKRVDVDELLRVLRFEVLDEPVVRPEPVAPGVVTWPVPVEDFALHRVEVTPGGPEARLALPGPRVVLCRAGKLVVDDGVGRVTLAAGQAAIGAAAGGPLVLGGDGEAFVATAGVR, encoded by the coding sequence GTGGAGCTGTTGCAGGGCCGGATCCGGGACTACGCCTGGGGTTCCCGCACCGCGATCGCCGAGTTGCAGGGGCGCCCGGTGCCGAGCGCCGGGCCGGAGGCCGAGCTGTGGCTGGGCGCCCACCCGGGCGCCCCGGCCACGGTGGACAGGGCGGGCAACCCGGTCGACCTCACCGACCTGCTGGTCGCCGAGCCGGCGCACTGGCTGGGCGAGCACCTGGTCGGCCGCTTCGGCACCCGGCTGCCGTTCCTGCTGAAGGTGCTGGCGGCGGACGCCCCGCTGAGCCTCCAGGCCCATCCGGACGCCGAGCAGGCCCGGGCCGGGTACGCCGCGGACGCGGACCGGGTGAACTACGTCGACCCGTACCACAAGCCGGAGCTGCTGGTCGCGCTCTCGGAGTTCGAGGCGCTCTGCGGGTTCCGCGACCCGGCCGCGTCGGCGGCGGCGATCGCCGCGTTCGGCGTACCCGCGCTGGAGCCGGTGGTGGCGGCGCTGCGCACCGGGCCGGCGGGGCTGCGCGAGGCCGTACGCCTGCTGTTGAGCTGGCCGGCGGCGGAGCGTGCCGGGCTGGTGGCGGACGTGCTGGCGGCGGAGGCCGCCGGGCCGGACGCCGAGCTGGCCCGCGCCCTGGCGGTCGACTACCCGGTCGACCCGGGCGTGGTGGTGGCGCTGCTGCTGCACCACGTCCGGCTGGCGCCGGGCGAGGCGATCTGGATGCCGGCCGGCAACCTGCACGCCTACCTGCGCGGCACCGGCGTGGAGATCATGGCGGCCAGCGACAACGTGCTGCGCGGTGGGCTCACCCCGAAGCGGGTGGACGTGGACGAGCTGCTGCGGGTGCTGCGCTTCGAGGTGCTCGACGAGCCGGTGGTACGGCCGGAGCCGGTGGCGCCCGGGGTGGTGACCTGGCCGGTGCCGGTGGAGGACTTCGCGCTGCACCGGGTCGAGGTGACCCCCGGCGGCCCGGAGGCGCGGCTGGCGCTGCCCGGCCCGCGGGTGGTGCTCTGCCGCGCCGGCAAGCTCGTCGTGGACGACGGGGTGGGCCGGGTCACCCTGGCGGCCGGTCAGGCGGCGATCGGCGCCGCGGCGGGCGGCCCCCTGGTGCTCGGCGGCGACGGCGAGGCGTTCGTCGCCACCGCCGGCGTGCGCTGA
- the ahcY gene encoding adenosylhomocysteinase, with the protein MTSTLPAAPRGASSGARPSTLAEGDYKVADLSLAAFGRKEIRLAEHEMPGLMAIRREFAEAQPLAGARITGSLHMTIQTAVLIETLVALGAQVRWASCNIFSTQDHAAAAIVVGPEGTPEAPAGVPVYAWKGESLEEYWWCTEQVLTWPDGQGPNMILDDGGDATLLVHKGAEFEKAGVVPPVESADSEEYAVILQLLHRSLAEDGQRWTRIAAGIKGVTEETTTGVHRLYEMHRAGTLLFPAINVNDSVTKSKFDNKYGCRHSLIDGINRATDVLIGGKMAVVMGYGDVGKGCAESLRGQGARVVVTEVDPICALQAAMDGYQVATLDDVVEQADIFITATGCFNVITHEQMARMKHQAIVGNIGHFDNEIDMAGLAKRSDVTRENIKPQVDVWRFDDGHAIIVLSEGRLLNLGNATGHPSFVMSNSFANQTIAQIELFTKTDEYPVGVYVLPKHLDEKVARLHLDALGAKLSTLTKEQAAYLGVSPEGPFKPEHYRY; encoded by the coding sequence ATGACCAGCACCCTCCCGGCGGCCCCCCGTGGCGCGTCGTCCGGAGCCCGGCCGAGCACCCTCGCCGAGGGCGACTACAAGGTGGCGGATCTGTCGCTCGCCGCGTTCGGGCGTAAGGAGATCCGGCTCGCCGAGCACGAGATGCCCGGGCTGATGGCGATCCGGCGCGAGTTCGCCGAGGCCCAGCCACTGGCCGGCGCCCGCATCACCGGCTCGCTGCACATGACCATCCAGACCGCCGTCCTCATCGAGACCCTGGTCGCGCTCGGCGCGCAGGTCCGCTGGGCGTCCTGCAACATCTTCTCCACCCAGGACCACGCCGCCGCCGCGATCGTCGTCGGCCCGGAGGGCACCCCCGAGGCCCCGGCCGGCGTGCCGGTCTACGCCTGGAAGGGCGAGAGCCTGGAGGAGTACTGGTGGTGCACCGAGCAGGTGCTCACCTGGCCCGACGGGCAGGGCCCGAACATGATCCTCGACGACGGCGGCGACGCCACCCTGCTCGTGCACAAGGGCGCCGAGTTCGAGAAGGCCGGCGTCGTGCCGCCGGTCGAGTCCGCCGACTCCGAGGAGTACGCGGTCATCCTCCAGCTGCTGCACCGCTCGCTCGCCGAGGACGGCCAGCGCTGGACCCGGATCGCCGCCGGCATCAAGGGCGTGACCGAGGAGACCACCACCGGCGTGCACCGGCTCTACGAGATGCACCGCGCCGGCACCCTGCTCTTCCCGGCCATCAACGTCAACGACTCGGTGACCAAGAGCAAGTTCGACAACAAGTACGGCTGCCGCCACTCGCTCATCGACGGCATCAACCGCGCCACCGACGTGCTGATCGGCGGCAAGATGGCCGTCGTCATGGGCTACGGCGACGTCGGCAAGGGCTGCGCCGAGTCGCTGCGCGGCCAGGGCGCCCGGGTCGTGGTGACCGAGGTGGACCCGATCTGCGCCCTCCAGGCGGCCATGGACGGCTACCAGGTGGCCACCCTGGACGACGTGGTCGAGCAGGCCGACATCTTCATCACGGCGACCGGCTGCTTCAACGTCATCACGCACGAGCAGATGGCCCGGATGAAGCACCAGGCCATCGTCGGCAACATCGGCCACTTCGACAACGAGATCGACATGGCCGGCCTCGCGAAGCGCTCCGACGTGACGCGCGAGAACATCAAGCCGCAGGTCGACGTGTGGCGCTTCGACGACGGCCACGCCATCATCGTGCTCTCCGAGGGCCGCCTGCTGAACCTGGGCAACGCCACCGGCCACCCGAGCTTCGTGATGTCGAACTCGTTCGCCAACCAGACCATCGCCCAGATCGAGCTGTTCACCAAGACCGACGAGTACCCGGTCGGCGTGTACGTGCTCCCCAAGCACCTGGACGAGAAGGTCGCCCGGCTGCACCTGGACGCGCTCGGCGCCAAGCTGAGCACCCTCACCAAGGAGCAGGCCGCCTACCTGGGCGTGTCCCCGGAGGGCCCGTTCAAGCCGGAGCACTACCGCTACTGA
- the efeU gene encoding iron uptake transporter permease EfeU: protein MFATYLIGLREGLEATLVVSILVAFLVKSNRRNRLPQVWLGVGGAIALSVLFGWLIEYTSTSLLQTSESRELFDAVTSVAAVVFVTWMIFWMRKAARTIAGELRGKLTEALAVGAFAVAGMAFLAVIREGLETALIFYSAAKSTAGDTVRDAMFALVGGILTAVVLGFLLYRSAVKLNLSKFFTWTGALLILVAAGIFKYGVHDFQEAGVLPGLNQHAFDISGVLDPSTWYAALLSGMFNITPTPSVLEMVAWVAYGIPVLVLFLRKPAAPARPAAPAAPPATEAASTPAGPAATEASTDTAPQRA, encoded by the coding sequence ATGTTCGCCACGTACCTGATCGGCCTGCGGGAGGGCCTGGAAGCGACCCTGGTGGTCAGCATCCTGGTCGCCTTCCTGGTGAAGTCGAATCGCCGCAACCGGCTGCCGCAGGTGTGGCTCGGTGTCGGCGGCGCCATCGCGCTGTCGGTGCTGTTCGGCTGGCTGATCGAGTACACCTCGACCTCGCTGCTCCAGACCTCGGAGTCGCGGGAACTCTTCGACGCCGTCACCTCGGTGGCCGCCGTCGTCTTCGTCACCTGGATGATCTTCTGGATGCGCAAGGCGGCCCGGACCATCGCCGGGGAGCTGCGGGGCAAGCTCACCGAGGCCCTCGCCGTCGGCGCGTTCGCGGTGGCCGGCATGGCGTTCCTCGCGGTCATCCGGGAGGGCCTGGAGACCGCCCTGATCTTCTACTCCGCCGCGAAGAGCACGGCCGGCGACACCGTCCGCGACGCGATGTTCGCTCTGGTCGGTGGCATCCTCACCGCGGTGGTACTCGGCTTCCTGCTCTACCGCAGCGCCGTCAAGCTCAACCTCAGCAAGTTCTTCACCTGGACCGGGGCGTTGCTGATCCTGGTCGCCGCCGGCATCTTCAAGTACGGCGTGCACGACTTCCAGGAGGCCGGCGTGCTGCCCGGCCTGAACCAGCATGCCTTCGACATCTCCGGGGTGCTCGACCCGAGCACCTGGTACGCGGCCCTGCTCAGCGGCATGTTCAACATCACGCCTACGCCGAGTGTGCTGGAGATGGTCGCCTGGGTGGCGTACGGGATCCCGGTGCTCGTGCTCTTCCTGCGCAAGCCGGCCGCCCCGGCCCGGCCCGCCGCCCCCGCCGCCCCGCCGGCCACCGAGGCCGCGAGCACGCCGGCCGGGCCCGCCGCCACCGAGGCTTCCACCGACACCGCGCCCCAGCGCGCCTGA
- the efeO gene encoding iron uptake system protein EfeO yields the protein MRTTRLVVPAAAGVLAVAGLAGCGGGDDSGAKAGGPIAVKATDSACEVDSTEIEAGQVTFKVTNSGSKVNEFYVYAAGDRVMGEVENIAPGLSRELRVELPAGTYETACKPGMSGRGIRGALKVSGTVATVAPDAALSQATASYQRYVQSQTAALLTKTEEFVAAVKANDVAKAKDLYPVARTYWERIEPVAESFGDLDPKIDGREEVVEEGMQFTGFHRIEKDLWTTGDVSKDGAIADQLLVDVKAIVAKANAEKLTPLQLANGAKALLDEVASGKITGEEERYSHTDLWDFNANLEGSKAAIAALRPALEQRSPDLVKQLDSEFAAVETALGKHRAGDGWKLHTQLSKAELKELSDSINALAEPISKVAAVVAR from the coding sequence ATGCGTACCACTCGACTCGTCGTGCCCGCTGCCGCCGGGGTGCTCGCCGTCGCCGGACTGGCCGGTTGCGGGGGCGGTGACGACTCCGGCGCCAAGGCCGGCGGCCCGATCGCCGTCAAGGCCACCGACAGCGCCTGCGAGGTCGACAGCACCGAGATCGAGGCCGGCCAGGTGACCTTCAAGGTGACCAACTCCGGGTCCAAGGTCAACGAGTTCTACGTCTACGCCGCCGGCGACCGGGTGATGGGCGAGGTCGAGAACATCGCTCCCGGGCTGAGCCGCGAGCTGCGCGTCGAACTGCCCGCCGGCACGTACGAGACCGCCTGCAAGCCCGGCATGAGCGGCCGCGGCATCCGGGGCGCGCTGAAGGTCAGCGGCACCGTCGCGACCGTCGCCCCCGACGCGGCCCTCAGCCAGGCCACCGCCAGCTACCAGCGCTACGTGCAGAGCCAGACCGCCGCGCTGCTCACGAAGACCGAGGAGTTCGTGGCCGCGGTCAAGGCCAACGACGTGGCCAAGGCCAAGGACCTGTACCCGGTGGCCCGCACCTACTGGGAGCGGATCGAGCCGGTCGCCGAGAGCTTCGGCGACCTCGACCCGAAGATCGACGGCCGCGAGGAGGTCGTCGAGGAGGGCATGCAGTTCACCGGCTTCCACCGCATCGAGAAGGACCTGTGGACCACCGGCGACGTCAGCAAGGACGGCGCCATCGCCGACCAGCTCCTCGTCGACGTGAAGGCGATCGTGGCCAAGGCCAACGCCGAGAAGCTCACCCCGCTCCAGCTCGCCAACGGCGCCAAGGCGCTCCTCGACGAGGTCGCCAGCGGCAAGATCACCGGCGAGGAGGAGCGGTACTCGCACACCGACCTCTGGGACTTCAACGCCAACCTGGAGGGCTCGAAGGCGGCCATCGCCGCGCTGCGCCCCGCCCTGGAACAGCGCTCGCCCGACCTGGTCAAGCAGCTCGACAGTGAGTTCGCCGCCGTCGAGACCGCCCTCGGCAAGCACCGCGCCGGGGACGGCTGGAAGCTGCACACCCAGCTCAGCAAGGCCGAGCTCAAGGAACTGTCCGACAGCATCAACGCCCTGGCCGAGCCGATCAGCAAGGTGGCCGCGGTCGTCGCCCGATGA